In Mustelus asterias chromosome 30, sMusAst1.hap1.1, whole genome shotgun sequence, a genomic segment contains:
- the LOC144480767 gene encoding uncharacterized protein LOC144480767 isoform X2, whose amino-acid sequence MLTRQRARNSESSFTCSVCGKKFMCSSNLLAHQLDHIIQKPLQSSDSGQSIETSEEQAQHQLLHTDERPFSCSHCGKRFSQSSRLAEHQLLHTHERPFSCSHCGESFSDSVHLTEHQQVHTKDRPFSCSQCGKRFTQSSHYTVHQQIHFQKRHFKCFKCEKTFKRRISLLRHQGTHTGERPYVCPVCGKTFTCLQHLLSHRPIHTGEKAFICSVCGKAFTESSSLRRHRRIHTGEKPFSCSICGKRFAQFSYCNQHQHIHSDKRPFQCSECNKTFKRSDDLLKHNRIHTGERPFLCSVCGKGFAQSSGLLRHQRIHTGEKPFTCSVCGKGFTDSSYMLKHQRAHTATEPFTCSLCGKGFTDPSRLQRHQRVHTGAKPFNCSMCGKGFNQYYSLLKHRRLHV is encoded by the coding sequence atgctgacaCGACAGCGAGCTCGCAACAGTGAgagttcattcacctgctccgtgtgtgggaagaaattcatgtgttcgtccaacctgctggctcaccaactcgatcacattattcagaagcctcttcaaagctctgactctgggcaaagcattgaaacctctgaggaacaggcccaacaccagctccttcacactgacgagagaccgttcagctgctcccactgcgggaagaggttcagccagtcctcccgccttgcagagcaccagctccttcacacacacgagagaccgttcagctgctctcactgtggagAGTCGTTCAGCGactcagtgcatctcactgagcaccaacaagttcacaccaaggacaggccattcagctgctcccagtgtgggaagagattcactcagtcctcccactacactgttcaccaacagattcattttcagaagagacattttaaatgctttaaatgtgagaagaccttcaaaagaaggattagtctgctgagacaccagggcactcacactggggagaggccatacgtttgccctgtgtgtgggaaaacATTTACTTGTTTGCAGCATCTGCTGAGTCaccggcctattcacaccggggagaaggcattcatctgctccgtgtgtgggaaggctttcacggagtcatccagcctccggagacaccgccgcattcacacaggggagaagccgttctccTGCTCCATTTGCGGCAAAAGATTTGCTCAGTTTTCCTACTGCAAtcaacaccaacacattcactctgacaagagaccttttcaatgctcagaatgcaataagacctttaaaagaagtgatgatctgctgaaacacaatcgcattcacactggggagaggccgttcctgtgctctgtgtgtggaaagggattcgctcagtcatctggcctgctgagacaccaacgcattcacaccggggagaagccgttcacctgctctgtgtgtgggaagggattcactgattcatcctatatgctgaaacaccagcgagctcacactgcgacagaaccgttcacctgctccctgtgtgggaagggattcactgatccatcccgcctgcagaggcaccagcgagttcacactggggcaaaaccgttcaactgctccatgtgtgggaagggatttaatcagtattacagcctgctgaaacatagacgacttcatgtgtga